The Synechococcus sp. BL107 nucleotide sequence GGCAGCCTCTGACAGGGAAGCTGCTTTGTGCTTTACAAATGCTCGTTCGGTTTCAATCGACTCAATCGCTTATTTCCAGTCTTGGTAAGCGATTTGGGGGCTTTTCTGGTTGATGTTTTCAACCTTCTAACGTTTATTTCATTTTTCAATCCTTTTTCCTCCCTTAGAGAAAACAAACGGCGTTGGTAAGCGCCCATTTGTTGTTTGGGACTGGTGGAAGAAATGGGCCTTCGTTTGTTGCATCTGCACTTGCATGGCCTGTTTCGTTCGCAGGATTTAGAGCTCGGCCGTGATTCCGATACCGGCGGTCAAACCCTGTATGTGCTCGAACTTGCGCGAAGTTTGGCTCTGCGTCCTGAGGTTGATCACGTTGATGTCGTGACTCGGCAGATTGTTGATCGGCGTGTCTCTCCTGATTACGCGCTTCCAGAAGAGCCAATCTGCCCAGGGGCGCGGATCCTCCGTTTTCCATTTGGACCCAAGCGTTATCTCCGAAAAGAATTGCTTTGGCCGCATCTTGAGCAATTAGCCGACCAGCTTGTCTCCCGCCTGAGCCAACCGGGGGAGGCTGTGGATTGGATTCATGCGCATTACGCCGATGCAGGTCTTGTTGGTGCATTAGTGAGTCAGAGGACGGGCATTCCACTGGTGTTCACCGGTCATTCCTTGGGCCGCGAGAAACAGCGACGTTTGCTTGAAAGTGGCCTGGATTGGTCGCAGATCGAGCAGACCTATGCAATTAGTCGACGCATTGATGCTGAAGAACGGGCTCTTGCTCAGGCTGAGCTTGTGGTGACCAGTACACGACAGGAAGCCGACCATCAATACGCCCGTTATGGCCATTTTCAAGCCGAGCAGTCTGCGGTGGTTCCCCCTGGTGTTGATGCGACACGTTTCTATCCCAACGCTTCGACGCAAGAGTTGGCTGAGATTCAGCCATTGATCCAGCCATTTTTAAGGGAGCCGGATCGTTCGCCGTTGTTAGCGATTTCGCGGGCCGTGCGACGCAAAAACATCCCGGCTCTTGTGGAGGCCTATGGCCGTTCGCCAGTGCTGAGGAATCGGCACAATTTGGTGCTCGTGTTGGGATGTCGAGAAGATTCGCGTCACCTCGAGAAGCAACAGCGTGATGTGCTTCAGCAGGTGTTTGACCTCGTGGATCGGTTTGATCTGTACGGGAAGGTGGCTTATCCGAAACAGCACAGCCGCACACAGATTCCTGCCTTGTATCGGTGGGCATCCAGTCGAGGCGGCTTGTTTGTGAACCCTGCCCTAACGGAACCCTTTGGTCTCACATTGCTGGAGGCCGCGGCCTGTGGTGTACCAATGGTGGCAACGGACGATGGTGGTCCTCGCGATATCCGTGCACGTTGTGAGAACGGTCTGTTGGTGGATGTGACAGATCCTGGTGCGCTGCAGGAAGCTTTAGAGATGGCCGGACATGACCCGATTCGTTGGCGCCGTTGGAGCGACAACGGTGTGGAGGCCGTGAGTCGTCACTTCAGTTGGGATGCGCATGTGTGCCGCTATTTGGCGTTAATGCAGCAGAGGACGGACTGTTCCTTCGTTTCTGCGAAGGCGACTCCAGCCCTTCGATCGACATCGACTCGATCAAGGATGTTGGTGCTCGACTTGGACAGCAGCCTTGATTTGCCAGCCGTTGGATCCTTAAACGATTTGCGAGAGCAGTTGCATGAGGATGCGTTGGCTCAATCCAGTGGTCTTGTCATCCTTAGTGGTCGTTCATTGGCATTGGCACGACTGCGGTATTCCGAACTGCATCTGCCTGAGCCCGAAGCTTGGATTACCAACGCTGGTACAGAGCTCCATCACGGTCCTGGCTTAGAGCTCGACCAGACATGGACGGTGCGCATTAACCAGTGCTGGAACCGAGACGCTGTGTTGAAGGCGATGGAGGATCTTCAGGACCACATCACCCTCCAGGATTCCGACCACCAAGGTGCTTACAAGGTCAGTTATTTGCTCAAGGAAGCTGATCCAGGCTTGTTGGGTTTGGCGCGACAGCGGTTGCGACGGGATGGTTTACAAGCTCAACCGCATGTGCGGTGTCACTGGTTTCTCGATGTTTTGCCTCAGCGGGCATCCCGTAGTGAAGCGATTCGGTTTTTGGCGATGAGCTGGGAATTGTCGTTGGAACAGGTGATGGTGGTGGCCAGCCAGCAAGGGGATGCTGAGTTGATGGATGGAATGCCAGCCACTGTGGTTCCAGCGGATCATGACCGCACCCTTCAGGTGCCCCACCATCACCCCAGGGTCTACGTCTCGAAGCGTTCCAATGTGGCTGCTGTGCTCGATGGCCTCAGCCATTACCACTTTTCATCGATGCGTTGAGCCGTCCAAAACTTGAACACAGGCCGCGGCGCGATCAGCCTTGGCTCGAACTTCGCTGAGATCTTCCCCGCGAGCAAGCGCTACACCCATCCGACGGTATGGGCGTGCAGTGTGCTTCCCAAACAGAAGTACTTGTGTTCCTGCTTCTCGCAACGCTTGTTCCAGGCCTTCGTAGGCCACTGATTTGAGTTCACGGTCGGCCAAGATCACGCGGCTCGCTGCCGCGGGTGCTGCCTCTAGCTGAGGAATCGGCAAATTCAGCACTGCCCGTAGGTGTAGTTCAAATTCGCTGAGGTTTTGGCTGATCAAGGTCACCAAACCTGTGTCATGGGGCCGTGGGGATAACTCCGAAAAGATCACCTCATTGCCGCAGAGGAAGAATTCAACACCAAACAATCCTGCTCCGCCGAGGTTGTCTGTCACCGTTCGGGCCATGGTTTGGGCTTGTTGAAGCTGGGCATCTGTCATCTGTGCTGGCTGCCAGCTGCATTGGTAATCACCCCGTTCTTGTTCATGGCCAATCGGCGGACAAAAGAGCGTTTCGCCGTTGCGTTGTCGAATGGTGAGCAGGGTGATTTCAAGATCGAACTCAAGAAATTCCTCCACAATCACTTGGTTGGATGTGCCTCGGGCATTGGCCATGGCTGCATTCCAGGCTTGATCCAGCTGTTCTGGGGTTTGAACAACGCTCTGGCCTTTGCCAGAGGAGCTCATCACGGGTTTGACAACGACAGGCCAGCCCAGAGGTGCCGCAACCTTTTTCAGTTCTTCGGCATTGGATGCATAGGCAAAGCGAGCTGTGCGAAGGCCCAGTTCTCCAGCGGCCAGATCGCGGATCTGATCACGGTTCATCGTGAATGCGGTGGCACGCGCTGTGGGGATCACGGTGATGCCGTCTTGTTCGAGTTCTGCGAGTGCTTCAACAGCGAGAGCCTCGATTTCCGGAATCACCACATCGGGCCGATGGCGTTGAACCACCTCTTTTAGAGATGTGGCATCCGTCATTGGGAACACTTCTGCTGTGTCGGCAACCTGCATTGCCGGTGCATTGGCGTACCGATCACAGGCGATCACTCTGCAGCCAAGTCTTTGGGCCGCGATCGCCACCTCCTTCCCTAGCTCGCCGCTGCCGAGGAGCATCACGGTCTGTGGAAACGCAGTCATCCGGGGTTGGAGCAACACACATCCCCATCATTCATCAACACAACGCTCCCATTGGTGATGGAGGGAATCAGTTGGATCCTGAGCGTTGAGCATCGCGAATGGAACCGATCAGCCAAACAGCGATGAACCCCAAGGATGAGATTCCGAAATAGATCAGCACCCACTTCAAAACGCGATCAGGGTCTGATGCTGCACTGGAGAGCAGTTCCGCAGTTTTCGTGAGCAAGCTCTCCATTAGTTCTTGAGATCTGGAATCAGTGTGAGCTGTTGAACGGGAGACTCCTCACTGATAAAGCCCCATGCTTCAAAAACGGAGGGGTCAGGATGAGTAATGCGTTGTTGCGTTCCATGGCGTTCCACTTGGAACCCTTCGTTAGCCATCCTGCGCATCAGGCTGGCTGATTCTTCGAAACGTGACGCCATGGCCTCAAGGCTGGAACATTCGGCTGTGAGACCGGATTCCCGCCAGGTGAAATAGGTCATTCAGTTCAGCCCAAGGGTCGCAAGTAAAGCCCTAGCACTACGAAAGCGGCAGTGGCCGTCCAGAAGCATGGCACCAGAGTGCGCTCATTTGTGCCCCCAAGTTCGAAGTGATGATGCAGTGGGGCCATGCGGAAGATCCGTCGTCCCTCACCATCGGCTCCTTTGGTGGCTTTGAACACCCACACCTGAATGATCACGGACAACGACTCTGCAAGGAAAACGCCCCCCATCACGAGGAGTGGCCAAAGGCTGTTGGACAGCAGGGCGACTGCGGTGAGAGCAGCACCCATCGCGAGGGAACCTGTGTCTCCCATAAAGACGCGAGCTGGATGGCGGTTAAACACCAAAAACCCGAGCCATGTGCCAGCCATCGTCATGCAAAAGCCAGCGATGGCTGGGTCGCCATGGTTGCCGCGCAACATCAGTTGAAGCGCTAACCCAGTGAAGACGAGCGCACCGCAGCCGGATGCCAAGCCATCCAATCCATCAGTGAGGTTGGTGGCGTTGCTTTCCGCGAGAAAGACGAATAAGCCCAGTGGCCAGATCAACAAGCCAAGGGGGAGGTTTTGGCCGAATGGCAAAGCCACAGTGCTGTTAATCCATCCTTGCCAGGCGGCGATCGCTAAGAAAATGAGGGCTGCAATTGTTTGCAGCAGTAACTTGCCCCGCGGTGTGAGGCCGCTGTTGGTTCGTCGCGTGAGGCTGCGCCAATCGTCAAATCCACCGATCAGCATGTAGGCGAGGGTTACACCCGAAACGGCCAGGAGTTGTTGTGAGGCCTCCGGTTCGCGAGTGATCCAGCTGCCGAGAATCACCCCAACCGGAACTACCAAGAGGCCGCCCATCGTTGGCGTGCCTGATTTACTTTGATGTCCGCGGGGTCCTTCTTCTCGAATCACCTGCCCCATCTTCAGAGCTTTGAGACGAGGAATTCCCAACCCAGCAGCGGTCATGGAAACCACCGTTGCTAGCAGCAGGGGCAGTGTGAGTTGAGAATTGCTGACCCACTTATCGGCAGCAAGACTTGCAGCGAAGACAAACAGGATGAGCAGGGTTGCACAAAAAGAACCTTTCCCCCACCAGGGTTGATCAGTTGTCTCCGTGGGGGTCACGGTTTTATGGCTTGGTTCTTGGACCCTAAGGCAGTTGCTTTGACGGATTCAATGGCAGCTTGAGTCGTGCGTCAGGACTCCCACTGCTCTTCGTTTTGTTCGTCGGCGTTGTTGTAGTCCTCTTTTTCGCCCATGAGTGCCGAGAGTTCTTCTTCTTCCACGGTGCTCACTTCAGGTGAGCCAGATTCCTCGTCTGCGACGAGACGTCCACTGGTTTCCAACCAAGACAACAAATCCGGTTCTTCACGCAACGGCAAGACCGGAGCTGGGTCTTTCCGTCCATAACGGGTGAGGGATGGGTTGACGTTGTCTAACGCGTTTGTATCAACCAGAGCACCCATGCGCGACCTGAACCCGGAACCAATCAATCATCATAGATCATCTCGAGACCTGCTCATCAATGCCGAAACCAATGCTGATCGGGTTGGTATGGGGCAGCGCTTTGTTGATCAGTGGGGGACTCCGTTTATGGGGAGAGCTACGCCCCTTTCCCCTGCAGGCGCCTTTTGCGCTGGTTCTCTTGATCGTTTTTCTGCCTTCAATCCTTTTAGGCATTTGGCTTGTGTTGCCGACTGCGTCTGGGGTGGACGACGGGACGCGAGAATCAAACACGTTTGATTAGGAGAGCCGTTGATGGGCCGCGCGAAAAAGGTTGTGCTCGCCTACTCCGGTGGGGTTGATACCAGCGTCTGCATTCCTTATCTCAAGCAGGAATGGGGAGTGGAAGAGGTCATTACCTTTGCTGCGGATCTGGGCCAAGGGGATGAATTGGAGCCCATTCGTCAGAAAGCGCTCGATGCTGGGGCCAGTCAGTCACTTGTCGGAGATCTCATTCAGCCCTTCATCGAAGACTTTGCGTTCCCAGCGATTCGAGCGAATGCTCTTTACGAAGGTCGTTATCCCTTATCCACAGCTTTGGCTCGCCCATTGATTGCCAAGCGACTGGTGGAGGTGGCCCGTGAAGTGGGAGCTGACGCTGTAGCCCATGGCTGTACGGGGAAGGGCAACGACCAGGTGCGTTTTGATGTGGCGATTGCTTCTCTGGCGCCAGACCTCAAGGTGCTGACGCCCGCGAGGGAATGGGGAATGAGCCGAGAAGAAACGATTGCCTATGGCGAACGTTTTGGCATGCCATCGCCGGTGAGCAAAAAATCGCCCTACTCGATTGATCTCAATTTATTGGGACGCAGTATTGAGGCGGGTCCCCTCGAAGATCCGATGGTGGCGCCTCCAGAAGAGGTGTTCGCGATGACGCGTTCGATCACGGATGCACCTGATGCATTTGAAGAGATCGAGATCACGTTTGAGAGCGGTAATCCCGTTGCTATCAATGGCCAACGCTTGGATCCTGTCGCGATGATTCGTCAGGCCAATGCTCTGGCAGGCACCCATGGCATTGGTCGCCTCGACATGATTGAGAACCGTGTGGTGGGAATCAAATCAAGGGAGATTTACGAAACTCCAGGCCTGTTGCTGTTAATCCAGGCGCACCAAGAACTCGAGAGTCTCACCCTCGCCGCGGATGTTCTTCGCAGCAAACGCCAGCTTGAGATGCAGTGGTCTGATTTGGTGTATCAGGGCCTTTGGTTTGGCCCTTTGAAAGAGGCCTTGGATGGCTTCATGGACCGCACCCAAGAGCACGTCAATGGTGTAGTGCGTTTAAGACTGCACAAGGGCAACGCCACCGTGATTGGTCGAGGCTCCAGCGATAGCAGCTTGTACGTGCCCGAAATGGCGTCCTATGGCAGTGAGGATCAATTTGATCATCGGGCTGCTGAGGGGTTCATCTATGTCTGGGGATTGCCGATTCGTCTTTGGGCGGCTTCGAAACGATCGTCACGCTGAACGCCGTCGGGGTCTGAGAAAAGACATCAGCTTGATCCCTGGAAAACGCACCACGTTGTCCGGGGATTTGGTGGATTGCAGTAAGGGGGTATCAGTCGCTGGTGCGTTCTTCGTTTGTTGTTCTGAGAGCAGTTGGTATCGCTCCAGGATGGGTGCCAGGCGTTCTTGGAACTTGCGTTCAAACAAATCGGGTAATTCATTGAGCAAGGCGTCGTAAGCAGCCACTTGCTGCTCAAGCTCTTCGATGCGTTGCTCTAGAAATTTGTCGTGATTGGTCGGAGTAGCAGGATCCAACCATTGCTGTTCTGCTGCCTGTGATTCGGAGTGGGTCGGATCCATGAACGGACGTTATCGCCCGTTCATGGAGACAACAACTGCCTTTAGGAGGCTTCTGGTTCTGGGGTTTCTGCTGCCTGAGCTGGAGCAGGAGCTTCGGTGCCAGGAACCACACGAGGAGCTGGTAAAGGACCCTCCTGCTTCACAGTGAGGTAGCGAATCACGTCTTCGCTAATCCTCATTGCCTTTTCCAGCACTTCAACTTGCTGCCCATCGCCGTTATGGCTGAGTTGCACGTAGATGCCTTCTTTGTGCTTAGCGATCGGATAAGCGAGCCGTCGCTTGCCTCGCATTTGGTTGTCGAGAACCTCGGCACCTGCTTCCACGATCATGTCGCGGTACTTGGTGACGTGGCTTTCAACTTCCTCCTCCGGGATGTCCGGACGGAGGATGTACATGGTCTCGTAATACGGATCGAGCGTCATGGGCTGTGCCGACGGGGGACTTCAGGCTCACCGAAGTGAGCGACGAATCCAATACCTTATCTCCTCGTCTCCGCAAGGCCTTCTTCAGTAGAGCTGCATGCGCACGGCTTGGCTGAGCCCTGGCAGGTCGGGTTCACGCCCCCGAAGGCATTCGATGATCGCGAAAACCAAGATGGCCAGTACAGCGATCACAACAGTGCTCGAGAGTGTTCCCACGAGCAACGTGCCTCCGCCAATGGGTCTCAACAAAATGCTGAAGGCGAAGCTCAGCACAATCACCACAATGTCGGTGAGTAGGGCTTGGAGAGCGTTGAAACGCAGGAAATAAGGCACGTTGGGATTGCGTACAACGCCCAAGAACAAAACGAAGAAGAGCAACAAACCGCCGAACGGCACAACCCGTTGCAACTGAATAAAGGGAATCGCTGGAACAATCAGCAATCTCAAGAGTGGAATTTGGTTGAAGAGTCCATCCATGCCAAGGCCGAATGGAACCGCATCACCCCACGGCAGCAGGTAGATCAGCGGGGCGACGCATCGCTGCCAGAGGGGTATCTCCACGATCGATAGGTGATTTCAATTGACGCTAGCTAGGGCTTTAGGGCTGCTTCGGCAGCACGTCGCATGGTCTCGACTGGAACATCGTTTCGACCACTCCATAGGCGAAGTGATGCAGCACCTTGTTGCACCAGCATTTCCAGCCCATCGATGCATCGGTGTCCTCGGGATTGTCCCCAACTGAGCCAAGCGGTGGGACGCGGTGTGTAGACGAGGTCGTAGAGCACTGCAGACCCTCGCAAGTGGCTCCAGATCGCTTCACCCAGGGGAAACGCTTGGGCCTCCCCGTGTTGTGCCATGCCGACGGGGGTGGTGTTCACAACTAAATCTGCCTGCTCAATGAGCGAAGCAAGCATTGGATTGGAGTGAAGACAAGGGGTGAGTGGGGCGTCGTCGTGTTGCAGATCTTGAATGAACTCGTCTAGGGCATCTCGGCGGCGACCAATCACCGTGATGGAGGCCAATCCAAGGCCCTGTAAGGCAGCTGCAATCGCTCGGGCGGAGCCACCGCAACCGATGATCACCCCACGGCAGTTCTGCCAACTGGATGGTTCACCCAAGGGGGTCAGAAAACCCTCCACATCGGTGTTGGTGCCGTGCCAGCCGCCGGAGTCGAGTGGGATCAGGGTGTTCACGGCGCCAAGCCGTTTTGCGAGAGGGCTGAGTTCCTGGCAAAGCCCAGCCACATCCTGTTTATGGGGGATGGTCACGTTCAGGCCGTGGCAACCCACACCACGTAGTCCTTCAAGAACCTCTTTGAGATTTTGGCTAGTGCAGGGAAGGGGGAGGTAGCTCCAATTCAGTTGCAAGGCCTGAAGTGCAGCGTTGTGCATGGCCGGCGATAGGGAATGCCGCACAGGGTTGCCAAGCAGTCCCACCAGGCCTGTATCACCGTTGATCATCGGGTCGCCGGATCGCTTCTCCAGCCTGCCTGTTCGGGAACCCCACCTCGCCTCTCAAGGGGTCTCCTGATGAGGATGACGCCATTCAGATCACTTTTTAGGGAAGGGCACCGATGGGCAAAGTTGTCGGCATTGACCTTGGCACCACGAACAGCTGCGTTTCTGTGATGGAGGGTGGCAAGCCCACCGTTATCGCTAACGCCGAGGGCTTCCGCACAACGCCCTCCGTTGTTGCTTACACCAAGAACCAAGACCAATTGGTTGGCCAGATCGCCAAACGACAGGCGGTGATGAATCCGGATAACACGTTTTATTCGGTGAAGCGCTTCATCGGTCGTCGGGTTGATGAGGTGAGTGAGGAACAAAAGGAAGTGAGTTATGGAGTCGAAAAATCCGGCTCTAACGTGAAAGTGAAATGTCCTGTGTTGGACAAGCAGTTCGCGCCGGAAGAGGTGTCTGCTCAGGTGTTGAGAAAGTTGGCAGAAGATGCCGGTAAGTACCTAGGAGAGACCGTCACCCAAGCAGTGATCACGGTTCCTGCGTACTTCAACGATTCTCAGCGCCAGGCGACGAAGGACGCTGGAAAGATCGCTGGCCTTGAGGTGCTCCGCATCATCAACGAGCCCACTGCGGCGGCATTGGCCTATGGCCTCGATAAAAAGAGCAACGAACGAATTCTGGTTTTTGACCTTGGTGGCGGCACATTTGATGTCTCCGTTTTGGAGGTTGGCGATGGCGTTTTCGAAGTTCTGTCCACCTCCGGTGACACCCACCTCGGTGGTGATGATTTCGACAAAGTGATCGTTGATCACCTGGCTGCAACGTTCAAATCGAACGAAGGCATTGATTTACGTCAGGACAAGCAAGCTTTGCAGCGGCTTACAGAGGCTGCTGAAAAAGCCAAGATCGAGCTCTCCAATGCCACCCAGAGTGAAATCAATTTGCCGTTCATCACGGCAACTCCTGAGGGACCTAAGCACCTCGATCTCACATTGACGAGGGCCAAATTTGAGGAATTGGCGTCCAATCTGATCGACCGCTGCCGGGTTCCCGTGGAGCAAGCTTTGAAAGACGCCAAGCTGTCTTCGGGTGAACTCGACGAGATCGTGATGGTGGGTGGTTCCACCCGTATCCCAGCCGTTCTTGATCTGGTCAAGCGCACCACGAGCAAAGATCCGAACCAAACGGTCAACCCTGACGAGGTGGTGGCTGTTGGTGCTGCGATTCAGGGGGGCGTTCTTGCTGGAGAGGTGAAAGACATTCTTCTTCTTGATGTCACGCCGTTGTCTTTGGGCGTGGAGACCCTTGGTGGTGTGATGACGAAGATGATCACCCGCAACACCACTGTTCCCACCAAGAAGTCTGAGACCTATTCCACCGCTGTGGATGGTCAGACGAACGTGGAAATTCATGTGCTCCAGGGTGAGCGCGAAATGGCATCTGATAACAAGTCTCTCGGTACCTTCCGGCTCGATGGCATTCCTCCGGCCCCAAGGGGTGTACCGCAAATCGAGGTGACGTTCGATATCGACGCCAACGGAATTCTGAGCGTGACCGCCAAGGACAAGGGCAGCGGTAAGGAGCAGTCGATCTCGATCACGGGTGCATCGACCCTTTCGGATTCAGAGGTCGACAAAATGGTGAAGGACGCCGAGACCAACGCCAGCGCTGATAAGGAGAAGCGTGAGCGCATCGACTTGAAAAACCAAGCTGAAACGCTGGTTTATCAGGCTGAGAAGCAGATGACGGAGCTGGCCGACAAGGTCGATGCCGATGCCAAGGCCAAAGTTGAGGAGAAGCGCGTCAAGCTCAAGGATGCTGTTGAAGCCGAGGACTACGACGCGATGAAGACCTTGCTGGAAGAACTCCAGCAAGAGCTCTACACCGTGGGTGCGTCTGTTTACCAACAAGATGGTGCCCAAGCGGGTGGTGCAGCCCCTGACGGCGATGCCGCAGCCGATGCCAATGGTGGCGCAGGTGGTGGTAACGCTGCCGATGACGTGATCGACGCGGAATTTACAGAGACCAAGTAAGTCGTCGATCACATCCTTTTTCAGTCAAGGGCCCATACAGGGCCCTTTTTATTGGGATTGTGCGAAACCGTTGGCACCCGTAGCGAAGCCATTGGCGATCCACTCAGCTGTTGCGGGAGCGAGTAAAACTCCGTTTCGGTAATGGCCTGAGGCCAAGATCAGTCCCGGTTCAAGTGTCTCGAGCAGTGGAGCAGGGCGGTCCACCGGACGCGCTCGCAAACCGCTCCATTGCTCGATCGGTTCTGCGTTTTTCAACCAGGTTGGTGCCCTGTCGTTCAGAGATCGCATCAGCTCTAAGGGGCTGGGCGACGCTGAATCTCCTGGTTCGACGGTTGCTCCCAAGAGCAACCGATTTGGGCCGTTGGGGATCAAGTTAAATCCCTGATTCACCAACACAGCGGGCCATCCTTGCCAACTGGAGGGTCCATCGGCGCAGTTGAGGGAAAGGGCTTGTCCTAAGACCGGGCTGATGGGACGGCTGTGGCCCAGCGGTTCGATCAGGGCTGGACTTGCCAGTGCTGCACAGATCACGACAGCATCGTGAACGCTTCGATGACCTCCGCTGCAGTTGAGCTGCCAGTCAGGATTCTTGCGAGTGAGGACATCGACGGGCTCTGGGACAAGCTCGACGGCGCGTTCTGCTAGGGCGAAGCGAAGCGCTCTTTGCAGCAGCACTGGGTCGATTCGGCCATCGTTTTCGGAGTGCAGTGCCCCGAACTGAGCGGTTGGCCAAATTGTCCCAACGTTGCTAGGCGGGATGGCCCGTAAACCCAAATGGCTTCGGTCGGATGCGAGCTTCCGCATGCGCTCAAAGGCGGAAGCGTCTTCTGCGACTTGAATCAGGGATCGATCCAGGCTGAGCGCTGGCTCGAACTGTTGCAGCTCTCCAATCCACTGGGGCCAGAGCGCCATGCTGCGCTGACGCAGTCTCCATCCGCGACCACTGGAGCGACGGAAGACATGTCCCATCAGCACACCCAGGGAAGCACTGGTGCCGTTACCTCTGCTAATTCGACGCTCTGTTTCGATGGGCTGATTCAGCCTTGGATCGAAGAGGACGACTTGATGTCCCCGTTGAGACAGCTGCCATGCGGTGCTGAGGCCAATGGCTCCGGCACCAACAACAGCGACGGAATGGGTCAGCTCAAAGCCTCAGCGGGAATGATGTCGGAATAGGCATCAAAGCTTGCAGCAAGACTGCCGTAGGCCTTCTGCATCTGACCGGCATCCTGCAAGCGTGCTGCTTCATCAAGGCCTGCCAAGGCATCTTTTAAAGAGCGCGCCAGCTTGTCGGCATTTTTGCGCTCAGTGCGATCAAGGGATTGGTTGATGAACAACATTTCGCGACCCACTTCCTGCATTGGGCCGTGAATCAAGTTGCGGGTGAAGGTCCAGTCTTCATTGCTCACAAGACGAGCGAGCTCTGGCAAACGTGCTTTCGTGTTCGTGAATGCTTCGGCTTGACGCTTTAGAACGCTCAGATCGACGGGCTTGCTGGATGCGGCTTCACTGCTGGCCGGAATCATCAAACCCCAACAAAGGCCGATGCAGAGGCAGAACGCGGCGAGGCGGCGTATGGCCTTCAGCATGATTAGAAAATAGTTTCTGCGACTTTAACCAGAGGCTTTGTTGCGGGAGAATTTGTTTTTAAAAGTGTTGTGGTGAGTGAGGCCACGGTCATCCTTCAGATGATCTGTCCCGATCGTTCTGGTCTTGTCAGTGAACTCGCGGGGTGGGTGGCTGCGAATGGTGGAAACATCCGCCATGCCGACCATCACACCGATGTGGGTGCTGGCTTGTTCCTGAGTCGGATTGAATGGACGCTCGAGGGGTTTGGAATCCCTCGACAGGCTTTGCCGGAAGCTGTCTGTGCCCTTGCAGAACGGCTCAAGGGTCAGGTTCAGCTGAGTTTTTCTGATGAACTGCCAAAAGTTGCGATCTTGGCGAGTAAGCAGAGCCATTGCTTATTCGACCTGCTCTGGCGCGTGCAGAGCGGAGAGTTG carries:
- a CDS encoding shikimate dehydrogenase, with the translated sequence MINGDTGLVGLLGNPVRHSLSPAMHNAALQALQLNWSYLPLPCTSQNLKEVLEGLRGVGCHGLNVTIPHKQDVAGLCQELSPLAKRLGAVNTLIPLDSGGWHGTNTDVEGFLTPLGEPSSWQNCRGVIIGCGGSARAIAAALQGLGLASITVIGRRRDALDEFIQDLQHDDAPLTPCLHSNPMLASLIEQADLVVNTTPVGMAQHGEAQAFPLGEAIWSHLRGSAVLYDLVYTPRPTAWLSWGQSRGHRCIDGLEMLVQQGAASLRLWSGRNDVPVETMRRAAEAALKP
- the dnaK gene encoding molecular chaperone DnaK → MGKVVGIDLGTTNSCVSVMEGGKPTVIANAEGFRTTPSVVAYTKNQDQLVGQIAKRQAVMNPDNTFYSVKRFIGRRVDEVSEEQKEVSYGVEKSGSNVKVKCPVLDKQFAPEEVSAQVLRKLAEDAGKYLGETVTQAVITVPAYFNDSQRQATKDAGKIAGLEVLRIINEPTAAALAYGLDKKSNERILVFDLGGGTFDVSVLEVGDGVFEVLSTSGDTHLGGDDFDKVIVDHLAATFKSNEGIDLRQDKQALQRLTEAAEKAKIELSNATQSEINLPFITATPEGPKHLDLTLTRAKFEELASNLIDRCRVPVEQALKDAKLSSGELDEIVMVGGSTRIPAVLDLVKRTTSKDPNQTVNPDEVVAVGAAIQGGVLAGEVKDILLLDVTPLSLGVETLGGVMTKMITRNTTVPTKKSETYSTAVDGQTNVEIHVLQGEREMASDNKSLGTFRLDGIPPAPRGVPQIEVTFDIDANGILSVTAKDKGSGKEQSISITGASTLSDSEVDKMVKDAETNASADKEKRERIDLKNQAETLVYQAEKQMTELADKVDADAKAKVEEKRVKLKDAVEAEDYDAMKTLLEELQQELYTVGASVYQQDGAQAGGAAPDGDAAADANGGAGGGNAADDVIDAEFTETK
- a CDS encoding NAD(P)/FAD-dependent oxidoreductase, with product MGLSTAWQLSQRGHQVVLFDPRLNQPIETERRISRGNGTSASLGVLMGHVFRRSSGRGWRLRQRSMALWPQWIGELQQFEPALSLDRSLIQVAEDASAFERMRKLASDRSHLGLRAIPPSNVGTIWPTAQFGALHSENDGRIDPVLLQRALRFALAERAVELVPEPVDVLTRKNPDWQLNCSGGHRSVHDAVVICAALASPALIEPLGHSRPISPVLGQALSLNCADGPSSWQGWPAVLVNQGFNLIPNGPNRLLLGATVEPGDSASPSPLELMRSLNDRAPTWLKNAEPIEQWSGLRARPVDRPAPLLETLEPGLILASGHYRNGVLLAPATAEWIANGFATGANGFAQSQ
- the psbQ gene encoding photosystem II protein PsbQ codes for the protein MLKAIRRLAAFCLCIGLCWGLMIPASSEAASSKPVDLSVLKRQAEAFTNTKARLPELARLVSNEDWTFTRNLIHGPMQEVGREMLFINQSLDRTERKNADKLARSLKDALAGLDEAARLQDAGQMQKAYGSLAASFDAYSDIIPAEALS